A genomic window from Bubalus bubalis isolate 160015118507 breed Murrah chromosome X, NDDB_SH_1, whole genome shotgun sequence includes:
- the LOC112582036 gene encoding late histone H2B.L4-like encodes MDSVCDVRESRAYKSSQRPSTPPPTGLLGWATGRGGAVVSQPSSETEPSETEMAKAETSKPEPYDAEPKQAKQKTANGRRRRRRHCRKDNFSSFATYFPGVLRQMHKGLSLSHDSVNILDSFVKDMFERIAEEAGRLARYNKRRTITHEDIEAAVRLLLPGELRKHAITEATKSLIRYHTCR; translated from the coding sequence ATGGACAGTGTCTGTGACGTCAGGGAAAGCAGGGCCTATAAATCCAGCCAACGGCCttcaacccccccccccaccggtCTTCTGGGATGGGCTACGGGGAGGGGTGGCGCTGTCGTGTCCCAACCATCCTCGGAAACTGAACCCTCTGAAACGGAGATGGCGAAAGCGGAGACCTCCAAACCAGAGCCGTATGATGCGGAACCAAAACAGGCAAAGCAGAAGACAGCTAATGGCCGCCGTCGCCGTCGCCGGCACTGCCGTAAGGACAATTTCTCAAGTTTTGCTACCTATTTCCCCGGGGTGCTGAGGCAAATGCATAAAGGCCTGAGTCTTTCCCACGACTCCGTGAACATCCTGGATTCGTTCGTGAAAGATATGTTTGAGCGGATTGCCGAGGAGGCCGGGCGCCTGGCCCGCTACAACAAGCGCCGCACCATCACGCACGAAGACATCGAGGCAGCTGTGCGTCTTCTGTTGCCTGGGGAGCTCCGCAAGCATGCCATAACCGAGGCCACCAAGTCGCTCATCAGATACCACACCTGCAGATGA